In the Necator americanus strain Aroian chromosome X, whole genome shotgun sequence genome, CAGCCCGTAAGATTATTTTGTCCAAATTGTCCTGAATATGCTACCAAACTCAATCTGGAAAAAGCTTCGCGGTCGCGAAAAAGCTCGATGGAGATGTTTAAGGAAGATTTGAGGACATTTGCCGTTGGCAGGCAGTTCAGTTGAGATTCAAAGCCTCGCCTACTATGAAATAGAGACGCATAGATGGATTCTTTGCGAGCTCAACTGAAGATCGAACTGGATGGGCGCGGATGTGTTTAAAGACGACACATcttggcgaagatgcggatagccgcGCTAAGCTGTAACGTCCACCCGCTCTTTAAGTAAATATAAAGCACCAGTTTCTCCCTTCCTCCATCTGGCTGCCTGTGGGCTTGTGCGCCTGTCTGCTGGTCTGCCCTTCTGTCCGACGCGAATTCCAAATTACATTCAAAGACTAATTGTACTTGTGGATGATTGATCCAGTTCGCTGTGTAGCTTGCTATGCTATTCGCCTTTCATACTCTGGCATCGTACTTCATACATGCGGACTATCGAGGCGAAAGCTCCGAGTTCCTGCCTTTCTATCGTGTAGAAGTGGACTGAACTTTACACTTAATGGTAAAGGGGTTTGAACTTAGGGTTTGAAGAAAGCGGAAATAAGCTTACGAGTTTTTGATTACGGATGTCGGTATGTCGTGGACAGTAGCCTCAGGTAATTGTCGATATCATTGATATTGACTTGTTTTGACTTATCAACTGCTTTTTACACACATTGACCACATTTGCCAGATATACAAGGAAACTTCCGAGCCCTTTGAACATTTTTGGATAACCTATGGACTTATCATTTGATTTGGTCCttgaatgtttttaaaatttacacTGCTGTCGCATTAGAACTTGTATTTTAGAAATAGTATTACTGGCGGGATACGCCGGCGAAGGTTGGGCTGTTGCCACCTATACATGACTTGCGGAAGGCAGCCAACGTACCGTCAGCTAccgtttttatcctctaagACAATTCTGCCACCAGCtaatcgactccggagggatgaacaGCTTAGTTGGCCTTAGACGGTTTTGGATCATCGATTACgcagcagaatttttttgagaagttttttctttgaatgagTTGAGATTTTACATGTCTTGGTGGAAATGAGTAAAATGAGGAGTTGATATGAATTAAATAATTCTTTCGagtaagaatgaaaataaagaaataggaCTCGTTGAGGTTGTTGTCGGGGTTTCTCCAGTGGTGCATAGGTTCGACGGAATGAAGTCAGGTCAAAAGAACCTGAAACTTGGTCCAGTTGAGATTTCaaacggttgcgctcaaagtggAACCCTTGTTAACCCCAATCCCGACTGCAGAGACGAGTCCGATTGAAAAGCAGCCAGCGAGGGTCCCTCGAGAGCAACTGCTTGGGCAACTACATCATACTTCAGGcggttttgacctgactggAGATTACAAATATTACAATATCAACGCGGAATAACTCCAACAAATCCAGGCATCCAAACTTACTAGCTTATCCAAGGGAACAACTGTTTACACTTGTAAGGTCGGTGTAATGAAAGCGTGTAAAGCGGAATTTATCATTTGTACGAGTGTGAAAAGTTAATTCATCTACTAAGTCTATCACTGATCCAAGTTACGCGTTCccatttccttgtttttatgGATGTAAAGTGTTGTTTGGTAGGTTCACTTTCATACTTCTGATTCATTTGATTAATAGATTTTAAGAGTTCTTTCTATGTATGGTCTAAGTTTCATCGCGCTGACTTAATAGGTGATACATCATGAGAAGCTGCTTTAGTAAGTTTTGCACATGCtagtatatattttatatatatatacatgtatatatatatatatatatcttagGATGGCTCATGGGGAGAGTTTGCAGATTACAAGCAATAAACACATTGAGCCTCCACAAAGTTTTatcgcctcatagtggcgtggaggtgactctgtgagtcgaactgcgatgcacagcggaggttcgtcctccggcagagTCTCAAAAGCTGAGAAAGAGTTCGACatatccgacattccgacctctcggaatcggaagcttagctaagagtaaaccagtgctaagattcaccaccgtcttggcaaagtGTCGCACGGTGGCTCCATAGGttggcgacgacctgtggtgaaagctaagctcgccgtggcagggctgcttaTTTTGGGTAAAAGTCTTTTTGcaactccagcatattcattgtctcagtaccctgcacaccgGGCcgtgccgtctcagacgtcggacgatatggcgaccggtgagaggcgatcaaatctcatgTTGCTGAGGATGTCTTTGATTtcggaccaaggcgacacacgcacgactcgccatggaggctgtctcagactgtgtgttgacaacgcgagaacagtgtccacagacgctgagccacatgcccttctcggagttGCAGAGCGTAtaaaatttcacgtgattgctctgcaggagaccaaatGCAGGAGCGACGTAccacagatgaatgacggtacactcatcattcgtggagagaggGTTCCTTcacgaaatgtaggcggttttggttttgttgtgcacccatatgtcgtccatcttgtctactctcacgagatcctgtcacctcgtccgGCTATTCTTCGCGTCCgtcctctgcgccaaaaacccataaatatcatcaactgctactcaccaacatcagcagttgATGAATCCGAAATGGACGCGTTTTAGGAGGAGgtggaggaagtgatccacaacgagaagtcctacaaattcgttgtcggagacttcaacgcaaaactagggaaggccacagaagagggttacaggattggaagatttggactaggggagcttaatgaaaatggcaatcgtctcgccgggccgttgtccgccgctcgcctctttcatgggaattctattttcatgaaataagatcgtcgtcggtggacatgggaatcgcccattGACATCtcggtagtaccatccttttgtagtggttctgatcaccgtctccttcgtgcgaaaatatgACTCAGCTACATGATGGGAaggaacatctgctatcggcaacgaagaagaaaagaagtcgtctatgACGACTGCGTACTCGAGGATCCCTTGTCCCAAGTTGACTGGTGTATCAAAGAGGACCCAAACGtcgactacgagatgctgctcagaggattacgagcctctgctgagcgtgcctcgaagaaGTACTCTGAGGCTccatccgaatgcatcgcacgtTGAGCGGCTAGTatcaaacactagctgcagaaaagcgttgcaggaggatctttcgaaatgcaggacagaagaagattctggaagcagcggaaaaaaaacgggTCTAAAGAAGTGCAGCCGCGAATATACTATTCCGCTAGCAGTCTtactgagcgaagacgggacttgCACGTTTTcccgtcgtgagatggaaatcattacggagaggttgtACTCGAACATTTTCCGTGCATCAAATCCTGTGTCACGctcgatcatccccactggtgaagctccacctcGGAGTCTCGAAGTACGAGGTATCATATCAATatgctatcaagagcatgaaacctggcacagcccccggatcTGGTTTTATGTcaacagactttcttcgggctggtggccatccacttcaagtaatcttagcagcgcacatgacatcctaccttcagaaagaaaggatcccagatcagtggaagacctcgcgaaccgttcttattcataagaaagatgaccgagaggaccttctgAACTatcgtccgatatgcttgctgaccgtgttataaaaattcttcaccaagatcatcctcacgcgcatatccaTTACgcggatgaagcccagcctcaagaacaagctggattccgtgaAGGGTTTAGCTGCTTGGACCatatccagaccgtgtcgagggtcataaaggtttgccgggaataccgcctgcacCTTGCCCTAACTTTCTTCGACtgtgagaaagccttcgacagcgtagaaacgaacgcaatactgtcagcgctggtcgataatgaaatcacgttcctgggaagaaaggggtatacgtgttgatggaagatttctctcgaaccttcgtttggcggacgacatcgttctctttccaagcagtaccaatgaagcagaaacgatgctcaacgaattgaacgaagcagggaagagaataagactgcgaataaacagaaagaagacacagttaaTGAAGAACGCCTAATGCGAGGACGGAGGGGTATAACTATAAGGCTCctaaatcgtggaaacttcgtcatacgcaTATCTCAGACGTTCTATAAACATGAGAAAccacttgaaggaagaactgaatagaagaatgagagcagcatgggcagcattcgcacccgtcagggaagctacggaccaactgacggaccaagatcttcgtgcccatctgtttgactcgacagttcttccggCGATCTGTTAcacagcggagacgtgggcagacactgctgccacgtctaggaagctacttagtacccacagagcccttgagagatgtcttctgaagtttaaccggcgcacacaacacctagccggtcttcgctgCTTcgcttaagaggaatgtcccgtctttgcGATCCAGCGGAATacgtatcgaaagcaaaacagatgggccggtcacatgaGAACAATCGACGGTAGATGGACTAAAATAATCTAGAGACTAGAGTGAATCCctagagatgctaaacgccctcgatagagaccgccaacgagaagGGGTGACGTGTTGGCTACActggatggaccagctgagagctcagctggatgctgctcgtcaacgtcactcacgaaacttgagaacatcttggatgataGTGACGGGGGggcgaaacgagtggaagagatgctggggcccgcacgtcagTTAAGgtgggccatctaagtatctaagtaaacACATTGAGCAATGGTTGCTACTGTAGTGATTCTTCTCCTTGTACAACATTACAGTCTTGTTTGTTTCATCCCCTCATCCATGAGTTGCACGGTCCTTGAAGGTTTCCAACGATTACTTTTCATGATTTCCTGATCTTCAAAAGAAGTTTCTTTGTACTTGATGGGGTtactataatattatttattataattatttctttgttcaaatttGACTCGTGAAAGTCGATTAGCTCCAGGTAATGGTAGAATTTGAGATTCTCTGTAATTTGTTACCGATAGGGTAATTTTCCCCTTTGACGTTTGGAGGTCCAACAAAAACCAAgtagaaagaaatcaaatacagaaaaatagaCGTGAAATGATTTAAactataattaataaataatagaataaataaatggtggAATTAATACAGAAGATATCCCAAATTTTGGATGTCATTATCTCCTTTAGAATTTGAATAAActacttttctggaaatacTTAGTATTTCTATGACCGAACAGATAATGTCATCATGGTAGAGATCGGATCTGGACTGCATATAAGGAGCTATCCTGCAGTTATCCCCTTTGAGCTCGTTATAATTCGTTTATGCTGTTCGTTTGTAAGCAAGGATGAGGAAGGTAGAACGGAAAATGATGATTTTTACATTTGCAAACCTCATCAGCATTGTTTTGGAAGTAGAATATAGTtctaccttttctttttttttttttggtaaaaatCTCAGCGTTCGACTTTCGACGGTCAATCGACGTTTTGCGagtaattgctttttttttctgtatagCACACATTAGAAAGGAACCATGGAATAATTTTTGGTAGATTGCGAAGACAATTTTATAGATCTGAGTGGGGTTGCAACTTACCCGTTATCTTCACTTCTCCGCTCTTTATCTTGCTCATTATCGCTAGCAGGTAAGTTGAGCAACTACGAAACCGGTGTGAGCTAAGTGTAAATTACCGGTCATCATGTCAATTTTGACCGACAGCTTCCATATGGATATCAACTTGCTTTCTATCGTTCTTCTGCAACTTTCTTGTTTTAGATCAATATATGCGAAACGATGACAAGTTTACCCATTCGTATTCTCAATTTTACTTGATCATTGTTTTCAGTCTTCTGAGTGTATTCACTGTTCCatgttctgtttttctttgtttacgaGATTCACGAAATGATTATGAAAGGTGGAAGGAACTTCGATCACTGCGCATCAGAGGAGTCCCTGACAAGTAGGTTCTAtgaagttttctttgcaggaaaaaaatcctttattaGGTGGTTGTACTTGAAACCGTGGCattacactttttttagaTTCATGCCTTACAAGTGCAAGTATGATTGGACGAACTATGAAAAAGTGCTCAACAAAAAGACAGACAAATGAAGGAAGTTACTGTGTAGTGgtgtgaaataaaattagtatATTCTGGTCGTGTTTACCAAATATTTGTCTTTAGCGTTCATTTATTGTATTCCTATTGTATTGTATGTTCAAGTGTTAATACTGGAAGAGGGTagatcataaaaaaataaagagtgcTCAACAAAAATAGGAGCTCATAAGAAGTAACAGTTATATCGTTCTCTTGAGCTTCTACATTTATCTGAGAATATTCCCAGGCTCTTTTGGACGTAAAGTAAAAGCTTACACAGGAGTAAATGAACGTCGACTAACTTGCAAATCACGTTGCCTTGTTAGCCGAAATTGATCACAACAAGAGtgtattatttaaaaaaaaagctaacctGCATGCTGAGCGCACGCTAAATCTTCATACCCTAGGGATGCGGTAATCATGTGTGACTTTCTTCAAATATGAATCAAAACAGCAACCTTATAGgcaggttaaaggcatcaccccacgaatctgaggtggtacggatttcaggtgtattcGTATGAaggatcgtagattagggagaggggtgattccgtccatttcttcttagttgccgtaaaaaaaacggcccgggagtGTAAAGAGTATAAGATTCATAGAGTTCATCCATCGCATTATTATCTGCAATGGCTATTCTCGCTTTGAGTCCGAAGACTTGcaggatttttctgaaaagatcTCTCCACTccccttccttttttcctttccttttttttctgacacaATTCCTCAGATATCCGAGTAAGGACGGAAGCATCCTCATAATAACCACCATATTATGGTCACTATGACGGCGATCTGCGCGTTCCCCGCCTTAGAAGAATCAAAGCCAGTGGCTTGGGAGGTTACGCCCCTAGGTGGCGGACGAAGAGCCAAAGACCATTGTGTTCGCCTCGAGATGCTTACGATTTAGTTGTCaggctccttttttttcgagtcatGACAGGGTCATGGTTTTCGCGTGAATGTAGGCATATTCATATATGCGCATGTGGATGTATTCGCATGCAAACAGATTATATCCTGTGCATCGCCCAGTAGAAGACTGTGAACAACTGACTGAGAGGTGCAAGAGAAACGATTTGAGGCATTTCCAAGAAATAAGTCCCATGCTTCCATTTCCACTTGAGAAGCGGCGAACAACTCATCACCATCTCGCCTCGACGGTTACGCAGATCGGTTATaggcagggtcaagcgtgtggcTCGAAAAAAGCCCTCCTGATAACGAcccctcatctcgttccttCTAGTACAGCTGCCCACATAGCAATCAAAAGTTGGGTatgataaaatttaaaaaaaagcaaacgcctaataaataaattaaaataatatgataCAGTAAGtaataaattgtttttaaaaagttgtgctataagtaaaacaaaatgtaTAATGTAATACAGcgatagaataaataataactaaaaatTATGTGGTCATGCTAATTATATATTCAAGATGCGTGACGTGTACCAGGTGGAAGAAGATTAAGAATAATAATCGAGGTAGGAAAGCATTCATTGCACCTCTCAATTGCGCTGATCTAGACATGGTTAGAAtattgtgtttgattttctgtagaatttctgtaATAATGTGTGTTCCAGGTCGCTCGTATGGAAATGTGGAACAGTGCAGTGAGAAGACAACACAGAAAGATGTTTATTGGACTTTAGGTATTTAATGAATGGTTTTAATCTTCTATTTCGAGCAGCAAGGACCTCGAGCGGAGGGACTGCTCGAAAAGGCGTGtaagataataaagaaaatgtgaagataATAAAGACTAACTAGTAGGCAGTCAGGTTGTTGAAAATGCTATGCCGTGACCCACATTGGCACCTCACCAAAATATCCTCCAGGTATATTTGCTCGAACTAGTACGAGGTAGACGTCAGACGCTACTGCAAGGATTAAAAGTGCGTCAGTATATGTGTAGAcatataatttgaaaagatgAGTGAGCTCTCAATGTGTATTCGGCAACACAATTGTATGTTAGACGTTGATAAAGAGGTGATCAAAAGTTCGATCCCTGCCGGGACCTTTATTCTTGCAAAACGGAAGAAACAgctggaaacgacgaagaacaCGTTTGAAACAATTTCTACACTATTTCCTATTGTTTACAACAAATTTGCTCATTgacaatggaaatgaacgGTTAAGAGTTCGATCCTCTCcgcaatttttccatttttgcaaaatggaaagaacAACTGATACCGACGCAAATCACATTTGA is a window encoding:
- a CDS encoding hypothetical protein (NECATOR_CHRX.G24605.T3), with protein sequence MVKEKANEYSSLRKTLLAVLEIPDPGFAMTATSIATNFVISNMLLYGLTGRARFSYLLSVFTVPCSVFLCLRDSRNDYERWKELRSLRIRGVPDKFMPYKCKYDWTNYEKVLNKKTDK